From the genome of Mastomys coucha isolate ucsf_1 unplaced genomic scaffold, UCSF_Mcou_1 pScaffold6, whole genome shotgun sequence, one region includes:
- the Btbd6 gene encoding BTB/POZ domain-containing protein 6 isoform X1, whose translation MLLPLACLHGRVAQCLTSLLVLAEPFPRPRRSAKARATAPTSAESAPAGAKMAAELYPPASASAATATDIANSNAAGAAESTKVGLCCPPCLAPAPLPPLPVPPLPDNNNPESPNWQSFHPTLRERNALMFNNELMADVHFIVGALGAARRVPAHKYVLAVGSSVFYAMFYGDLAEVKSEIHIPDVEPAAFLVLLKYMYSDEIDLEADTVLATLYAAKKYIVPALAKACVNFLETSLEAKNACVLLSQSRLFEEPELTQRCWEVIDAQAEMALRSEGFCEIDRQTLEIIVTREALNTKEAVVFEAVLNWAEAECKRQGLPVTPHNKRHVLGRALYLVRIPTMTLEEFANGAAQSDILTLEETHNIFLWYTAAKKPLLDFPLTKRKGLAPQRCHRFQSSAYRSNQWRYRGRCDSIQFAVDRRVFIAGLGLYGSSSGKAEYSVKIELKRLGMVLAQNLTKFVSDGSSNTFPVWFEHPVQVEQDTFYTASAVLDGSELSYFGQEGMTEVQCGKVAFQFQCSSDSTNGTGVQGGQIPELIFYA comes from the exons ATGCTGCTGCCGCTCGCCTGCCTGCATGGGCGGGTGGCGCAGTGCCTAACCTCCCTGCTGGTGCTTGCAGAGCCATTTCCTAGGCCCCGTCGCAGCGCGAAGGCGCGAGCAACAGCACCGACCAGTGCGGAGTCCGCCCCGGCAGGAGCGAAGATGGCCGCGGAACTGTACCCGCCCGCCAGTGCCTCTGCAGCTACTGCCACCGACATCGCCAACAGCAACGCGGCGGGCGCGGCCGAGAGCACCAAGGTCGGCCTTTGCTGCCCGCCCTGCCTGGCACCCGCCCCGCTGCCGCCCTTGCCCGTGCCGCCCTTGCCAGACAACAACAATCCCGAGAGCCCCAACTGGCAGTCCTTCCATCCTACGCTGCGCGAGAG GAATGCGCTCATGTTCAACAACGAGCTGATGGCTGACGTCCACTTCATCGTGGGGGCCCTGGGGGCTGCCAGGCGTGTGCCCGCCCACAAG TATGTCTTGGCTGTCGGCAGTTCCGTCTTCTATGCCATGTTCTACGGGGATCTTGCGGAAGTCAAGTCAGAAATCCACATTCCCGATGTGGAGCCTGCTGCCTTCTTGGTCTTGCTAAA GTACATGTACAGCGATGAGATTGATTTGGAGGCGGACACAGTGCTTGCCACTCTGTATGCTGCTAAGAAGTACATTGTGCCTGCCCTAGCCAAGGCCTGTGTCAACTTTCTGGAAACAAGTCTGGAAGCCAAAAATGCTTGTGTCCTGCTGTCCCAGAGCCGACTGTTTGAGGAGCCTGAACTAACCCAGCGATGCTGGGAAGTCATTGATGCACAGGCTGAAATGGCCCTGAGGTCTGAAGGCTTCTGTGAAATTGACCGGCAGACACTGGAGATCATTGTGACCAGGGAGGCCCTCAATACCAAGGAGGCTGTGGTCTTCGAGGCCGTCCTGAACTGGGCTGAGGCAGAATGTAAGAGACAGGGCCTCCCAGTCACTCCTCACAACAAGAGACATGTTTTGGGAAGAGCCCTCTATCTGGTCCGAATTCCAACTATGACCTTAGAGGAGTTTGCCAATGGTGCTGCCCAGTCGGATATCCTGACCTTAGAAGAGACTCACAACATCTTCCTTTGGTACACTGCTGCCAAAAAGCCCCTTCTTGACTTCCCCCTGACCAAGAGGAAGGGCCTTGCTCCACAGAGGTGCCACCGCTTCCAGTCTTCTGCGTACCGAAGCAACCAGTGGAGGTACCGTGGGCGCTGTGACAGCATCCAGTTTGCAGTGGACAGAAGGGTGTTCATTGCTGGGCTGGGCTTATATGGGTCCAGTTCTGGGAAGGCTGAGTACAGCGTCAAGATTGAACTCAAGCGGCTAGGGATGGTCCTGGCTCAGAACCTCACCAAGTTTGTTTCAGATGGATCCAGCAACACATTCCCAGTCTGGTTTGAGCACCCAGTCCAGGTGGAGCAGGACACCTTCTACACTGCCAGTGCTGTCCTGGATGGCAGTGAGCTCAGCTACTTTGGACAAGAAGGAATGACGGAGGTGCAGTGTGGAAAGGTGGCCTTCCAGTTCCAGTGCTCCTCAGACAGTACCAATGGGACTGGAGTTCAGGGTGGACAGATTCCAGAGCTCATCTTCTATGCCTGA
- the Btbd6 gene encoding BTB/POZ domain-containing protein 6 isoform X2 — MFYGDLAEVKSEIHIPDVEPAAFLVLLKYMYSDEIDLEADTVLATLYAAKKYIVPALAKACVNFLETSLEAKNACVLLSQSRLFEEPELTQRCWEVIDAQAEMALRSEGFCEIDRQTLEIIVTREALNTKEAVVFEAVLNWAEAECKRQGLPVTPHNKRHVLGRALYLVRIPTMTLEEFANGAAQSDILTLEETHNIFLWYTAAKKPLLDFPLTKRKGLAPQRCHRFQSSAYRSNQWRYRGRCDSIQFAVDRRVFIAGLGLYGSSSGKAEYSVKIELKRLGMVLAQNLTKFVSDGSSNTFPVWFEHPVQVEQDTFYTASAVLDGSELSYFGQEGMTEVQCGKVAFQFQCSSDSTNGTGVQGGQIPELIFYA; from the exons ATGTTCTACGGGGATCTTGCGGAAGTCAAGTCAGAAATCCACATTCCCGATGTGGAGCCTGCTGCCTTCTTGGTCTTGCTAAA GTACATGTACAGCGATGAGATTGATTTGGAGGCGGACACAGTGCTTGCCACTCTGTATGCTGCTAAGAAGTACATTGTGCCTGCCCTAGCCAAGGCCTGTGTCAACTTTCTGGAAACAAGTCTGGAAGCCAAAAATGCTTGTGTCCTGCTGTCCCAGAGCCGACTGTTTGAGGAGCCTGAACTAACCCAGCGATGCTGGGAAGTCATTGATGCACAGGCTGAAATGGCCCTGAGGTCTGAAGGCTTCTGTGAAATTGACCGGCAGACACTGGAGATCATTGTGACCAGGGAGGCCCTCAATACCAAGGAGGCTGTGGTCTTCGAGGCCGTCCTGAACTGGGCTGAGGCAGAATGTAAGAGACAGGGCCTCCCAGTCACTCCTCACAACAAGAGACATGTTTTGGGAAGAGCCCTCTATCTGGTCCGAATTCCAACTATGACCTTAGAGGAGTTTGCCAATGGTGCTGCCCAGTCGGATATCCTGACCTTAGAAGAGACTCACAACATCTTCCTTTGGTACACTGCTGCCAAAAAGCCCCTTCTTGACTTCCCCCTGACCAAGAGGAAGGGCCTTGCTCCACAGAGGTGCCACCGCTTCCAGTCTTCTGCGTACCGAAGCAACCAGTGGAGGTACCGTGGGCGCTGTGACAGCATCCAGTTTGCAGTGGACAGAAGGGTGTTCATTGCTGGGCTGGGCTTATATGGGTCCAGTTCTGGGAAGGCTGAGTACAGCGTCAAGATTGAACTCAAGCGGCTAGGGATGGTCCTGGCTCAGAACCTCACCAAGTTTGTTTCAGATGGATCCAGCAACACATTCCCAGTCTGGTTTGAGCACCCAGTCCAGGTGGAGCAGGACACCTTCTACACTGCCAGTGCTGTCCTGGATGGCAGTGAGCTCAGCTACTTTGGACAAGAAGGAATGACGGAGGTGCAGTGTGGAAAGGTGGCCTTCCAGTTCCAGTGCTCCTCAGACAGTACCAATGGGACTGGAGTTCAGGGTGGACAGATTCCAGAGCTCATCTTCTATGCCTGA